One Pararhodobacter sp. DNA window includes the following coding sequences:
- a CDS encoding carotenoid 1,2-hydratase, with protein MTQSINEAQRRGPRNACAVIGRCCAGLLWAAVLAVLAPAPLQATDVIPAQASYPPVLAGKALSFPHDLGAHPDYRTEWWYITGWLQDAAGVERGFQLTFFRVRTLIGDDNPSRFAPSQLILAHAAVADPATGQLRHAERAARAYPGLAEALIGTTQVGVGGWSLVADEDGRGSELGPYRTHIDAQDFAFDLVFDPGRSPLLNGREGFSQKAPDPINASYYYSRPQLRTTGTLRLDGEPFAVSGHAWLDHEWSSEILPANASGWDWMGINLHDGGSLMLFQMRDTEGRAMWAAGTLGDKAGQARKFAADEVRFEPLRHWTSPRTGVRYPVEWRLHLADGRILQLRPLLDDQELDSRSSTGAVYWEGAVRLFEVQADGGEREIGQGYLEMTGYAERLNM; from the coding sequence ATGACACAGTCGATAAATGAAGCTCAGCGGCGTGGGCCCCGCAACGCCTGCGCCGTGATCGGACGGTGCTGCGCCGGCCTGCTGTGGGCTGCGGTGCTGGCCGTGCTGGCCCCGGCGCCGCTGCAGGCGACCGATGTCATCCCGGCGCAAGCGTCGTATCCACCGGTGCTGGCCGGCAAGGCGCTGAGTTTTCCGCACGATCTGGGCGCCCACCCCGACTACCGCACCGAATGGTGGTACATCACCGGCTGGCTGCAGGACGCTGCGGGCGTGGAGCGCGGCTTTCAGCTCACCTTCTTTCGCGTGCGCACGCTGATCGGCGACGACAACCCCAGCCGCTTCGCCCCCAGCCAGCTCATTCTTGCACACGCCGCAGTGGCCGACCCGGCGACTGGCCAGCTGCGCCACGCCGAACGCGCGGCACGGGCCTATCCCGGGCTGGCCGAAGCCCTCATAGGCACGACCCAGGTGGGGGTCGGCGGCTGGTCGCTGGTCGCTGATGAAGATGGGCGGGGCAGTGAGCTGGGGCCGTATCGGACTCATATCGATGCGCAAGACTTCGCCTTCGACCTCGTCTTCGATCCCGGGCGCTCACCCCTGCTCAATGGTCGCGAAGGTTTCAGCCAGAAAGCGCCCGATCCGATCAATGCCAGCTACTACTACAGCCGGCCGCAGCTGCGCACCACAGGCACGCTGCGCCTGGACGGCGAACCCTTCGCGGTCAGCGGCCACGCCTGGCTGGACCACGAGTGGTCGAGCGAGATCCTGCCCGCCAATGCGAGCGGCTGGGACTGGATGGGCATCAACCTGCATGACGGCGGCTCGCTGATGCTGTTCCAGATGCGCGATACCGAGGGGCGGGCAATGTGGGCGGCTGGCACGCTGGGCGACAAGGCCGGGCAGGCGCGCAAGTTTGCTGCCGACGAAGTGCGCTTCGAGCCCTTGCGTCACTGGACCTCGCCGCGCACCGGCGTGCGCTATCCGGTGGAATGGCGCCTGCACCTGGCCGATGGCCGTATTTTGCAGCTACGCCCGCTGCTCGATGACCAGGAGCTAGATAGCCGCAGTTCGACCGGTGCGGTGTACTGGGAGGGTGCGGTGCGCCTGTTTGAGGTGCAGGCAGACGGTGGCGAGCGTGAAATCGGTCAGGGTTATCTTGAAATGACCGGCTATGCAGAGCGCCTGAACATGTAG